The following proteins come from a genomic window of Campylobacter concisus:
- the rpsF gene encoding 30S ribosomal protein S6, which yields MKHYELLFILKPTLTEEEVKAKVDFVKEVITKNGGEIATVVEMGTRKLAYAIKKYERGTYFVIYYKAPPALLAELTRNVRITEDIIRFLSVKYENKREIAAWERLCKGIKQTIKKETREPRAPREPRVEKVDEQTFTEE from the coding sequence ATGAAACATTACGAGCTTTTATTTATTCTTAAGCCGACACTAACGGAAGAGGAAGTTAAAGCTAAAGTTGACTTCGTAAAAGAAGTTATAACAAAAAACGGCGGCGAGATCGCTACTGTCGTTGAGATGGGCACTAGAAAGTTAGCCTATGCCATCAAAAAATATGAACGTGGAACATACTTTGTTATCTACTACAAAGCACCACCAGCACTTCTTGCAGAGCTTACAAGAAACGTAAGAATTACTGAAGATATCATAAGATTTTTAAGCGTTAAATATGAAAATAAACGCGAAATCGCAGCCTGGGAAAGACTTTGCAAAGGTATCAAACAAACTATCAAAAAAGAGACTCGTGAGCCAAGAGCACCGCGTGAGCCAAGAGTTGAAAAAGTAGACGAGCAAACTTTTACAGAAGAATAA
- the holA gene encoding DNA polymerase III subunit delta, translating to MYRKDLELNLANANLSNYFLLFGADEFQIELFGKEILSFYSSEDANLLSLYFDEYNYAQASSHLSEQSLFGGKNILYIKSDKKIPAKELKELILLCSKSQDNYFLFELYESDMKLVFDTQKAFGTNFARFFKPSTPDEAINLLAKNSAKIGLNITKNALYELYFTHNENLYLAASELTKLKSLNTHIEQDDVKRLVFGLGGINFDDFFNKFMALKDIKNDFFTYLEDPNFNEIFLLNSLYKAFFRLFKIYSYIKVNGRLNLDEAIGYQPPVNVANLLKANSLKPNLNTYLEIFKTLNLAELELKTNTKMDKEIFVLSTILNLQHLISTANIK from the coding sequence ATGTATAGAAAAGATTTGGAGCTAAATTTAGCAAATGCAAATTTAAGCAACTACTTCTTGCTTTTTGGGGCGGATGAGTTTCAGATCGAGCTTTTTGGCAAGGAGATTTTGAGCTTTTACTCAAGCGAAGATGCAAATTTGTTAAGCCTTTATTTTGACGAGTACAACTACGCGCAAGCAAGCTCTCACCTAAGCGAGCAGTCGCTTTTTGGCGGCAAAAATATCCTTTATATAAAAAGCGACAAAAAGATCCCAGCAAAAGAGCTAAAGGAGCTCATCTTGCTTTGCTCGAAAAGCCAGGATAACTACTTCCTATTTGAGCTTTATGAGTCCGATATGAAACTAGTTTTTGATACGCAAAAGGCTTTTGGGACAAATTTTGCTAGATTTTTTAAGCCCTCAACTCCAGATGAAGCGATAAATTTACTAGCCAAAAACTCAGCCAAAATAGGCCTAAACATAACCAAAAACGCACTTTATGAGCTTTACTTTACGCATAATGAAAATTTATACCTTGCAGCAAGCGAGCTAACAAAGCTAAAGAGCCTAAACACACACATCGAACAAGATGATGTAAAAAGGCTGGTTTTTGGACTTGGCGGGATAAATTTTGATGATTTTTTTAATAAATTTATGGCTCTAAAAGATATAAAAAACGACTTTTTTACCTACTTAGAAGATCCAAATTTTAATGAAATTTTTCTTCTAAACTCGCTTTACAAAGCATTTTTTAGGCTATTTAAAATTTACTCTTATATAAAGGTAAATGGTCGCTTAAATTTAGATGAGGCAATTGGTTATCAACCGCCTGTAAATGTCGCAAATTTATTAAAAGCAAATAGCTTAAAACCAAATTTAAATACATATCTAGAGATATTTAAAACGCTAAATTTAGCCGAGCTAGAGCTAAAAACAAACACAAAAATGGATAAAGAAATTTTTGTATTATCAACTATTTTAAATTTGCAACATCTCATATCAACAGCAAATATTAAGTAA